A single window of Leclercia adecarboxylata DNA harbors:
- a CDS encoding response regulator transcription factor translates to MKQILLVEDDGDIAALLRLNLEDEGYVITHEADGGRALHLLGQAHWDAVILDLMLPNVDGLTLCRAIRQRDHYLPVIIISARSSETERILGLETGADDYLAKPFSVQELVARIRALFRRQQAMGQQSSGLITAHGLTIDPLARSVLLHGEGVDLTPREFDLLYFFARHPGEVFSRLALLEQVWGYQHEGYEHTVNTHINRLRVKIEKDAAEPEVIRTVWGKGYRFAREAE, encoded by the coding sequence GGTTACGTAATTACCCACGAGGCGGACGGGGGCAGGGCGCTGCACCTGCTCGGGCAAGCCCACTGGGATGCGGTGATCCTCGACCTGATGCTGCCCAACGTTGACGGGCTGACCCTCTGCCGGGCTATCCGCCAGCGCGATCACTACCTGCCGGTGATTATCATCAGCGCCCGCAGCAGCGAAACCGAGCGCATTCTGGGCCTCGAAACCGGGGCCGATGACTACCTCGCTAAACCCTTCTCGGTGCAGGAGCTGGTGGCGCGGATCCGGGCGCTGTTCCGCCGTCAGCAGGCGATGGGCCAGCAGTCCTCCGGGCTTATTACCGCCCACGGCCTGACCATCGACCCGCTGGCTCGCAGCGTCCTGCTGCACGGCGAGGGGGTGGATCTCACCCCGCGTGAATTCGATCTACTCTACTTTTTCGCCCGTCATCCCGGGGAGGTTTTCTCCCGCCTGGCCCTGCTTGAACAGGTGTGGGGATATCAGCACGAAGGCTACGAACACACCGTCAACACCCACATCAACCGCCTGCGGGTAAAAATTGAGAAAGACGCCGCCGAGCCGGAGGTGATCCGCACCGTCTGGGGCAAAGGCTACCGGTTTGCCAGGGAGGCGGAATGA